The Dehalobacter sp. genome window below encodes:
- a CDS encoding terminase large subunit yields the protein MITKYNGTHSYLLEYIYKCKNGEILIGRELMQMLDILLNHFNNLSIIVDFNDAHKRIKFIETQCKHYEAPFAGKPFILELFQKAFIEAIYCFKIYDDEIGQLVRLYQDILFLVARKSGKTPLISAMDLAEFFCGPVGIKILCSSNDYEQADLMFQAINAMREESPALNKVTRKNIKGIFFGNPKKPKIAGKFSYKNKGNIRKISAKTGAKEGRNIGVASVDEVHELKDNTSIMPIRQALSTQDEPIYCELTTEGMVNEGYLDERLKEARQVLNGELERPRWLIWIYTQDSETEIWQDEKTWVKSNPGLGVIKKWSFLRQMVEEARTSKSTRAFVLAKDFNIKQNNATAWLTPEEYINEETYNIEDFRGCIALGAVDLAETTDLACSKALIMRPSDNKKYILTKYFIPESKIEKGEQEDKKNYLEWARQGLIEVSPGNENDFSKITAWYVWLYKFLGIKMFKVGYDNALAKYWVKEMEDIGFDMERVPQEKNHMSAPMKLVEADLQSKLINYNNNSIDRWCLGNTAMKIDNLGLIMPVKVNDLKNRRIDGAVTLIIAYAMYMRYRTEYLELVR from the coding sequence ATGATAACTAAATATAACGGTACTCACTCTTATTTACTGGAGTATATTTATAAGTGCAAAAACGGCGAGATATTAATCGGTCGCGAGTTAATGCAGATGCTAGACATCCTGCTAAACCATTTTAATAATCTCAGTATAATAGTAGATTTCAATGATGCTCACAAGCGGATCAAATTTATTGAAACACAGTGTAAGCACTATGAAGCTCCGTTCGCTGGGAAACCATTCATTCTTGAATTATTTCAAAAGGCATTTATCGAGGCTATTTATTGCTTCAAAATATATGATGATGAAATAGGCCAACTTGTCAGGCTGTATCAGGATATATTATTCTTGGTAGCGCGTAAATCAGGTAAAACTCCGCTAATATCCGCTATGGATCTTGCGGAGTTTTTTTGTGGGCCTGTTGGCATCAAGATTCTCTGCTCAAGCAATGATTATGAGCAGGCTGACCTCATGTTCCAGGCTATTAACGCTATGCGGGAAGAATCTCCAGCACTTAATAAGGTGACTCGAAAAAACATCAAGGGGATTTTCTTCGGCAACCCTAAAAAGCCAAAGATTGCGGGTAAATTTTCGTACAAAAATAAGGGTAATATCCGTAAAATCTCAGCAAAGACCGGTGCCAAAGAGGGCCGCAATATTGGTGTGGCCTCAGTTGATGAGGTGCATGAGCTAAAAGATAACACGTCGATCATGCCTATTCGGCAGGCTTTATCAACTCAGGATGAGCCGATATACTGTGAACTTACCACAGAAGGCATGGTAAATGAAGGTTACCTCGATGAACGCCTTAAAGAAGCCCGACAGGTTTTAAATGGAGAACTTGAAAGGCCACGGTGGCTAATATGGATTTACACACAAGATAGCGAAACGGAAATATGGCAGGATGAAAAGACCTGGGTTAAAAGCAACCCGGGTCTTGGTGTAATTAAGAAGTGGAGCTTTCTCCGCCAGATGGTTGAGGAAGCTAGAACTAGTAAGTCAACCAGGGCTTTTGTTCTGGCCAAGGATTTTAATATTAAGCAGAATAATGCAACAGCCTGGCTTACCCCAGAAGAGTATATAAACGAAGAGACTTATAATATAGAGGATTTTCGTGGGTGTATTGCTCTAGGAGCAGTTGACCTAGCTGAGACAACAGACCTTGCTTGTTCAAAGGCTTTAATAATGCGACCTAGCGACAATAAAAAATACATTCTTACTAAATACTTCATCCCAGAGAGCAAAATTGAAAAAGGCGAGCAGGAGGACAAGAAAAATTATCTCGAATGGGCTCGGCAAGGTCTTATTGAAGTATCTCCGGGCAACGAAAACGACTTCAGTAAAATAACTGCCTGGTACGTTTGGTTATATAAATTTCTCGGAATCAAGATGTTTAAAGTTGGATACGACAACGCTCTGGCAAAATACTGGGTCAAAGAGATGGAGGATATCGGCTTTGACATGGAGCGTGTACCACAGGAGAAAAATCACATGTCGGCGCCTATGAAACTTGTCGAAGCTGACCTGCAGAGCAAACTAATAAATTATAATAACAATTCTATTGACCGCTGGTGCCTCGGTAACACGGCCATGAAAATTGACAACCTGGGATTGATAATGCCGGTGAAAGTAAACGATTTAAAGAACCGCAGAATAGACGGAGCTGTAA